A window of Rufibacter sp. LB8 contains these coding sequences:
- a CDS encoding Rrf2 family transcriptional regulator: MISKKAKYALKALLYLAKQHDRGLVMISEIATAERIPRKFLEAILVDLKVQQIVQSTRGKNGGYLLVKDPATISVGNVIRMIDGPLAPVHCVSHLYYKKCEECVDEATCEIRLLMKRVRDATCDILDTTFLANFSQVTALMIEEEANQI; this comes from the coding sequence ATGATTTCAAAAAAGGCCAAATACGCGCTCAAAGCCCTTCTCTACCTGGCGAAGCAGCATGACCGTGGCCTTGTGATGATTTCTGAAATTGCCACCGCTGAGCGTATTCCTCGCAAATTTCTGGAAGCCATTCTAGTAGACCTCAAGGTGCAGCAGATAGTACAAAGCACCCGCGGCAAGAATGGCGGCTACCTGCTGGTGAAAGACCCGGCTACCATTTCCGTGGGGAACGTGATACGCATGATTGACGGTCCATTGGCGCCCGTTCATTGCGTGAGTCATCTCTACTATAAGAAATGCGAGGAGTGCGTGGACGAGGCTACCTGTGAAATCAGACTCTTGATGAAGCGCGTGCGTGATGCAACCTGTGATATTTTAGATACTACCTTTCTGGCTAACTTCTCACAAGTGACGGCCTTGATGATTGAAGAAGAAGCCAATCAGATTTAA
- a CDS encoding peroxiredoxin produces MALRLGDIAPDFTAETSEGTINFHEWIEGSWAVLFSHPRDYTPVCTTELGAVAKIKGEFDRRGVKVAALSVDPIDSHHGWIQDINETQNTTVNFPIIADPEKKVADLYDMIHPNASDTATVRSVFVIGADKKVKLIFTYPASTGRNFAEILRVIDSLQLTANHSVATPANWENGQDCVILPSVKQEDVEAKFPKGHTVIKPYLRTTPQPNLD; encoded by the coding sequence ATGGCATTACGGTTAGGCGACATTGCGCCAGATTTTACAGCAGAAACCTCAGAAGGCACCATAAATTTCCATGAATGGATTGAAGGCAGCTGGGCGGTCCTGTTTTCGCATCCGCGTGATTATACGCCGGTGTGTACCACAGAATTGGGCGCAGTAGCCAAGATTAAAGGTGAATTTGACCGCCGCGGCGTGAAAGTGGCGGCCCTGAGCGTGGACCCCATTGACTCGCACCACGGCTGGATCCAGGACATCAATGAGACGCAGAACACCACCGTGAACTTCCCCATTATTGCCGACCCGGAGAAGAAAGTGGCCGATCTGTATGACATGATCCACCCCAACGCCAGCGACACGGCCACCGTGCGCTCTGTGTTTGTGATTGGCGCCGACAAAAAAGTGAAGCTGATTTTTACCTACCCGGCGTCTACGGGGCGTAACTTCGCGGAGATTCTGCGGGTGATTGACTCTTTGCAGCTGACCGCCAACCACAGCGTGGCCACGCCGGCCAACTGGGAAAATGGCCAGGACTGCGTGATTCTGCCGTCGGTGAAGCAGGAAGACGTGGAAGCAAAATTCCCGAAGGGCCATACCGTCATCAAGCCCTACCTGCGCACCACGCCGCAGCCAAACCTGGACTAA
- a CDS encoding OsmC family protein codes for MANNTGQATWEGGLKEGKGTIKSQSGTLDGRFSFGSRFEEDVTGTNPEELIAAAHAGCYSMFLSALLEGDGTPATSVNTTAKISMGKDDTGPFISRIDLTCDATVPGLSDDKLQELAQKAKEGCPISRALASVPEITLKATLKG; via the coding sequence ATGGCAAACAACACTGGACAAGCCACCTGGGAAGGCGGCCTCAAAGAAGGAAAAGGCACCATTAAAAGTCAAAGTGGCACCCTGGACGGACGTTTCTCGTTTGGCTCACGGTTTGAGGAAGACGTGACCGGCACCAACCCTGAAGAACTGATTGCGGCTGCCCACGCGGGCTGTTATTCTATGTTCCTGAGCGCGTTGCTGGAAGGCGACGGCACCCCGGCCACCTCGGTAAACACCACGGCCAAAATCTCCATGGGCAAAGACGACACCGGCCCGTTCATCAGCCGCATTGACCTCACCTGTGACGCCACCGTACCCGGCCTGTCTGACGATAAACTGCAGGAACTAGCCCAGAAAGCCAAGGAAGGCTGCCCTATCTCACGCGCGCTGGCCTCTGTGCCTGAAATCACACTCAAAGCAACTTTGAAAGGCTAA